A part of Gossypium hirsutum isolate 1008001.06 chromosome A07, Gossypium_hirsutum_v2.1, whole genome shotgun sequence genomic DNA contains:
- the LOC107953216 gene encoding MLO-like protein 6, protein MAGGSGGRTLEETPTWAVAVVCFALVLISIIIEHILHMIGKWLKNKHKRALYEALEKIKSELMLLGFISLLLTVGQGLISDICISKEIAATWHPCNKKQEEKLNESDDQDKTDTEHRRRLLTVSNSGVVFRRSLAGPSVDKCADQGKVPFVSSGGIHQLHLFIFVLALFHVLYCVLTLALGRAKMKRWKRWEKETGTIEYQFSHDPERFRFARETSFGRRHLSFWTKNPILMRIVCFFRQFVRSVPKVDYLTLRHGFIMAHLAPHSETKFDFQKYINRSLEEDFNVVVGISPPIWFFAVLFLLLNTHGWYSYLWLPFIPLIIILLVGTKLQVIITKMGLRIQERGEVVKGVPVVEPGDDLFWFNRPRLILYLINFVLFQNAFQLAFFACTWYEFGLKSCFHEHVEDVVIRISMGVLVQILCSYVTLPLYALVTQMGSNMKPTIFNERVATALRNWHHTAKKHIKHNKGSITPFSSRPNTPSHHISPVHLLRNYRSEVDSLHTSPRRSNFDIELSDTDSLSPSPPNYTEGSSTSHHHVNMVDQVQVDYIDNGINELNFNERRELTQHEINIELKDFSFDRRTTSI, encoded by the exons ATGGCAGGGGGAAGTGGAGGAAGAACTCTGGAGGAAACACCCACATGGGCTGTTGCTGTTGTTTGTTTTGCTTTGGTTTTGATTTCAATCATCATTGAACACATTCTCCATATGATTGGAAAg TGGTTGAAGAACAAGCATAAACGAGCACTTTATGAAGCACTGGAAAAGATTAAATCAG AGCTTATGCTGCTGGGATTTATATCCTTACTTCTAACAGTAGGACAAGGTTTAATATCAGATATATGCATATCGAAGGAAATTGCAGCTACTTGGCATCCATGCAATAAGAAACAAGAAGAGAAATTGAATGAATCTGATGATCAAGATAAAACAGATACGGAGCATCGACGGAGACTTCTCACTGTCTCGAACTCGGGTGTAGTTTTCCGGCGTTCATTGGCGGGACCTTCAGTGGACAAATGTGCAGATCAG GGTAAAGTGCCGTTTGTTTCATCGGGAGGAATCCACCAACTTCACCTTTTCATATTTGTGCTAGCTCTTTTTCATGTCCTTTACTGTGTTCTTACATTGGCATTGGGGAGAGCTAAG aTGAAAAGGTGGAAGAGATGGGAAAAGGAAACAGGAACAATCGAATATCAGTTCTCACATG ATCCGGAGCGGTTCAGATTTGCAAGGGAAACGTCATTTGGACGGAGGCATCTTAGCTTTTGGACCAAAAACCCCATTCTTATGCGGATT gtGTGTTTCTTTAGACAGTTTGTTAGGTCAGTCCCTAAAGTTGATTACTTGACTCTCCGACATGGATTTATTATg gcACACTTGGCACCCCATAGCGAAACCAAATtcgattttcaaaaatatattaatagATCATTGGAAGAAGATTTCAATGTTGTTGTGGGCATTAG CCCTCCAATATGGTTTTTTGCTGTACTCTTCCTACTCCTTAACACTCATG GATGGTATTCTTATCTATGGCTGCCATTTATCCCATTGATT ATCATACTGCTAGTGGGCACAAAGTTACAAGTGATAATAACAAAGATGGGGCTAAGAATTCAAGAGAGAGGGGAAGTAGTAAAAGGAGTGCCAGTGGTTGAGCCCGGCGATGACCTTTTCTGGTTCAACCGCCCCCGCCTCATTCTCTATCTTATCAATTTCGTTCTTTTCCAG aaTGCTTTCCAGCTTGCATTCTTTGCATGTACTTGG TATGAATTTGGATTAAAGTCTTGCTTCCATGAGCATGTGGAAGATGTCGTCATCAGAATTTCAATGGG GGTTCTAGTTCAAATTCTTTGCAGCTACGTCACACTACCTCTTTACGCCCTTGTTACACAG ATGGGTTCGAACATGAAACCAACCATATTTAATGAAAGGGTAGCGACAGCTTTAAGGAATTGGCACCACACGGCTaaaaaacacatcaaacataacaAGGGCTCAATCACCCCATTTTCAAGCAGGCCGAACACCCCATCTCACCACATCTCTCCGGTTCATCTCCTTAGAAACTACCGGAGCGAAGTCGACAGTCTCCATACTTCTCCTAGGAGATCCAACTTTGATATCGAGCTTTCAGACACGGATTCTTTGTCCCCGTCCCCCCCTAATTACACCGAAGGTTCCTCCACTTCTCACCACCATGTTAATATGGTGGATCAAGTTCAAGTAGATTACATCGATAATGGCATAAATGAACTGAACTTTAATGAACGACGTGAACTCACGCAACATGAAATTAACATCGAGTTGAAAGATTTTTCATTTGATAGAAGGACAACtagtatatga